In Candidatus Polarisedimenticolia bacterium, the DNA window CGGCCGGAACGGTTTCTTGATTAGCCCGCGCGAACGTGATAGAAAACGCGGGCTTGCGAACATCTCGTCCCCTCGAGAGCCGAGTCTTTTCACCGACCCAAAGGGAGATCCAGGGATGACGCGCACCGATTTGATTGAAGCGATCGCGCAGGAAACCGGCGGTGACCGCCAGCAGGCCAAGGGCTTCCTCGAAGGCTTCACCCGCATCATCGAGCGGGAGATGAAGAACGAAGGGGAAGTGCCGCTCGCCGGGCTGGGCAAGTTCAAAGTCGTGAAGCGCCAGGCCCGCACCGGCCGGAATCCGATGACCGGGGAAT includes these proteins:
- a CDS encoding HU family DNA-binding protein, whose protein sequence is MTRTDLIEAIAQETGGDRQQAKGFLEGFTRIIEREMKNEGEVPLAGLGKFKVVKRQARTGRNPMTGESIQIPAKTVVKFTVAKVLKDSIKK